Proteins co-encoded in one Sediminispirochaeta bajacaliforniensis DSM 16054 genomic window:
- a CDS encoding UPF0164 family protein, with product MMNIRNRPLFLLLILFVPAILFADLSEFYSGYSSFADSDFITDSNTGQSAFTTLLIPFGGLYEGMGTAFTAVASDVGFLEANPAGSSRIDVTQLSLMHNDWIADTNIESAAFTSRKDNFGFGFGGKFLYVPFTAYNDWGDRAGSGYYSETVLYANASYNAFRSYDFSGLSVGATLKGAYRNVPESVASGQSAFAGMIDLGALTRFNFLKPYPSRDKNFSLGLAVRNIGFASLDDNLPSNASLGFAYSPLRPLLVSFDYTFPFSLTLPAEQWEHPYFATGAKVAVTDNFAMQTGFTHRGSNPRFTLGGSVDLNDLTIIANYTLDLTTQLSSLDRFSLQATMALGDDGRQMTAQRIDEYYIAGLEAYAQGDFERAIQYWEAVLDLDPTYRPAHENLDLAQRSLDLLFNMRKLNTVE from the coding sequence ATGATGAATATTCGGAATAGACCGTTATTTTTACTACTCATTCTGTTTGTACCGGCGATTCTTTTCGCCGATCTTTCGGAATTCTACAGCGGCTATTCCTCCTTTGCCGATTCGGATTTCATCACCGATTCCAACACCGGCCAGAGTGCCTTCACCACCCTTCTTATCCCTTTCGGAGGACTCTATGAGGGGATGGGAACTGCCTTCACCGCCGTTGCCAGCGATGTCGGTTTCCTGGAGGCAAATCCTGCAGGCAGCAGTCGTATCGATGTTACACAGCTATCCCTTATGCACAACGACTGGATCGCGGATACCAATATCGAATCAGCCGCCTTTACCTCCAGAAAGGATAACTTTGGGTTCGGCTTCGGAGGGAAATTTCTCTACGTCCCCTTCACCGCCTACAACGACTGGGGAGACCGGGCCGGAAGCGGCTACTATTCGGAAACGGTACTCTACGCAAACGCTTCCTACAATGCCTTCCGCTCCTATGATTTCTCGGGCCTTTCCGTGGGAGCCACGCTCAAGGGGGCATACAGAAATGTACCGGAATCGGTAGCCTCGGGTCAGTCGGCCTTTGCGGGGATGATCGACCTTGGAGCCCTCACCAGATTTAACTTTTTGAAGCCGTATCCATCGCGGGACAAAAACTTTTCTCTCGGCCTTGCGGTACGAAACATCGGTTTCGCCAGCCTCGACGATAATCTTCCGTCTAACGCCAGCCTCGGCTTTGCCTATTCTCCCCTCAGGCCGCTTCTCGTAAGCTTTGATTACACCTTTCCTTTTTCTCTGACCCTTCCGGCCGAACAGTGGGAACATCCCTACTTTGCGACCGGAGCGAAAGTCGCCGTCACCGATAATTTTGCCATGCAAACAGGCTTTACCCACAGGGGATCAAATCCGCGATTCACCCTCGGGGGCTCGGTGGATCTGAATGATTTGACCATTATTGCAAACTACACCCTCGATCTTACCACCCAGCTCAGCTCTCTCGACCGCTTCAGTCTTCAGGCGACAATGGCATTAGGCGATGATGGGCGACAAATGACAGCCCAACGCATCGACGAGTACTACATCGCCGGTCTCGAAGCCTATGCCCAGGGCGATTTTGAGCGGGCAATCCAATATTGGGAAGCCGTTCTCGACCTCGATCCCACCTACAGACCCGCTCATGAAAACCTCGATTTGGCACAAAGAAGCCTCGATCTGCTGTTCAATATGCGAAAGCTCAATACCGTAGAATAA
- a CDS encoding ankyrin repeat domain-containing protein, whose protein sequence is MKLLLLHLREDKAVAEDFCRQLKAIGVDAELHEYRRGWDFTLLGVLGETTHLLMLLRQENLERKSFAFVLGFSLGREIPLFFYLLEPVGLPTLPSQVFKADKPQDVLAYFSGERRIWAQKQKKEHAKGQLIAMGLGVGEETLAKVTTEGEIVPLKLFLEAGFSPDVRDKKGVPLLSLAVRSGHRNVVELLLDAGADIDAVSLDRGNTALMDAAADQQLEILRLLLGAGASPHFQSKNGQTALVLAVGQKHVEAASILIGAGADVEIKDALGMSARKYAQLFGLTDIIKMMDERDGR, encoded by the coding sequence TTGAAGCTGCTGCTGCTCCATCTTAGGGAAGATAAAGCCGTAGCAGAGGATTTTTGCCGACAATTGAAGGCCATCGGTGTGGATGCGGAACTTCACGAGTATCGTCGTGGCTGGGATTTTACCCTCCTTGGAGTGCTCGGAGAGACCACTCACCTTCTGATGCTTCTACGGCAGGAGAACCTCGAACGGAAAAGCTTCGCCTTTGTCCTTGGTTTTTCTCTTGGTCGGGAGATTCCTCTCTTTTTCTATCTATTGGAGCCCGTGGGCCTTCCCACTCTTCCCTCCCAGGTGTTTAAGGCTGATAAGCCTCAGGATGTACTTGCCTATTTCTCCGGTGAAAGGCGGATATGGGCACAGAAGCAAAAGAAGGAGCATGCAAAGGGGCAACTCATCGCCATGGGCCTCGGGGTGGGGGAGGAGACCCTTGCGAAGGTCACCACCGAAGGCGAGATTGTTCCGCTGAAGCTTTTTCTCGAGGCCGGTTTCTCACCCGATGTTCGGGATAAGAAGGGGGTCCCGCTTCTTTCTCTTGCCGTCAGGAGCGGACACCGGAATGTTGTTGAACTGCTGCTTGATGCCGGTGCGGATATCGATGCGGTGAGCCTTGACAGGGGAAATACCGCTCTCATGGATGCGGCTGCAGATCAGCAGCTTGAAATCCTTCGCCTGCTGCTTGGTGCCGGGGCCTCTCCTCATTTTCAGAGCAAAAACGGGCAAACAGCTCTTGTTCTTGCGGTGGGGCAAAAGCACGTAGAGGCGGCAAGTATTTTAATAGGTGCAGGTGCCGATGTCGAGATCAAGGATGCCCTTGGGATGTCGGCAAGGAAATATGCCCAACTTTTTGGTTTAACCGATATTATAAAGATGATGGATGAACGTGATGGAAGATAA
- a CDS encoding alpha/beta hydrolase, with protein sequence MSASNLQKMAAAVQHSSVAQIAKPRLLMPNSSSAKGRAVLLIHGYTGGPHDMGYLAQRLQEAGYLVSVPRLPGHGTSLEDFLKSDAHDWLRASLDAFLDLKSEGLPVHIAGLSMGGVLTAILAAYLSPKSAILAAPALLTSNPILPLTPFLKLFIRKWERKRKKPCKDPELTPLADEYGRFYTPSTAAELYKLQKFGRKALKKISVPVFTISSKKDKAVPAKVASFVSSSVASQVKEELILAESPHVVVNDCEKERVADAIIGWLDRQD encoded by the coding sequence ATGTCAGCAAGCAATCTTCAAAAAATGGCGGCAGCGGTGCAGCATAGCTCGGTGGCGCAGATCGCAAAGCCAAGGCTGCTTATGCCGAATTCCTCTTCAGCAAAGGGACGGGCCGTCCTTCTGATCCATGGCTATACAGGAGGCCCGCACGATATGGGGTATCTTGCCCAGCGATTGCAAGAGGCGGGGTATCTGGTATCTGTTCCCCGCCTTCCGGGGCACGGTACCTCTCTTGAGGATTTTCTGAAAAGCGATGCTCACGATTGGCTCAGGGCCTCTCTTGATGCTTTTCTCGATCTTAAGAGCGAGGGGCTTCCCGTACATATTGCGGGGCTCTCGATGGGCGGGGTTCTCACCGCAATTCTGGCAGCCTATCTTTCCCCGAAAAGTGCCATTCTGGCTGCACCGGCCCTTTTGACAAGCAATCCCATCCTTCCCTTAACGCCTTTTCTCAAGCTGTTCATCAGGAAATGGGAGCGGAAAAGAAAGAAGCCGTGTAAAGATCCGGAACTCACCCCCCTTGCCGATGAATATGGACGATTCTACACCCCCTCCACGGCGGCGGAGCTTTACAAACTGCAAAAATTCGGACGAAAGGCGCTTAAAAAGATCAGTGTTCCCGTTTTTACCATCTCCAGCAAAAAGGACAAGGCAGTTCCAGCGAAGGTTGCCTCCTTTGTCTCTTCATCCGTAGCCTCACAGGTTAAGGAAGAGCTGATCCTTGCAGAGAGCCCCCATGTTGTGGTAAACGACTGTGAAAAAGAACGGGTTGCCGACGCGATTATCGGCTGGCTTGATCGGCAAGATTAA
- a CDS encoding Trp family transcriptional regulator gives MENDEHVSEGALAELARALAKCEDPTLIRDFLLSIFTPAEADDIGKRWALVRLLDEGKTQRTIAAELGLSLCKITRGSRELKKSHSAFRAMINLADQASR, from the coding sequence ATGGAAAACGACGAACATGTCTCCGAAGGTGCTCTGGCGGAACTCGCCCGTGCCCTTGCAAAATGTGAAGATCCAACGCTTATTCGCGATTTTCTCCTGAGCATATTCACACCGGCGGAAGCCGATGATATTGGAAAGCGCTGGGCGCTTGTTCGCCTCCTCGACGAGGGGAAAACACAACGCACCATTGCCGCCGAATTAGGCCTGAGCCTTTGCAAGATTACCCGAGGCTCCAGGGAGCTGAAAAAGTCCCATTCGGCGTTTAGGGCAATGATTAATCTTGCCGATCAAGCCAGCCGATAA
- a CDS encoding PHP domain-containing protein, protein MNNYHTHTQRCQHAEGSVMDYALQAKKEKSSVLGMSDHTPLPDGRWPHMRMALSELEEYIAEIEEAAEALPELKILKGVECEWAPEYINFYQEELIGKHSFDYLIGAVHWFPHHGEWLYIGDADTPQRLVSYARHMAKTIESGLFTFIAHPDGFGLGYNQWDENARACSLDIIASAEACALPLEINGYGLRKKKVTSPAGALRRPYPLDEFWQLASGTKIQAVCNSDAHKPSDLFSSVDQARALAEEFSVPVIDPFER, encoded by the coding sequence ATGAACAACTATCATACACACACACAACGCTGTCAACACGCAGAGGGTTCGGTCATGGACTACGCCCTCCAGGCAAAAAAAGAAAAGAGTTCGGTACTCGGCATGTCGGACCACACGCCTCTCCCCGACGGGCGCTGGCCACACATGCGTATGGCCCTCAGCGAGCTTGAAGAGTATATCGCGGAAATAGAAGAGGCCGCAGAAGCCCTGCCCGAATTGAAAATCCTTAAAGGGGTGGAATGCGAATGGGCCCCGGAGTACATAAACTTTTATCAGGAAGAACTTATAGGCAAGCATTCTTTTGACTATCTGATCGGTGCCGTCCACTGGTTTCCTCACCACGGAGAGTGGCTCTATATCGGGGATGCAGACACTCCGCAACGGCTTGTTTCCTATGCACGCCACATGGCGAAGACCATAGAAAGCGGACTTTTCACCTTTATCGCCCATCCCGACGGTTTTGGACTGGGCTACAATCAGTGGGACGAAAATGCAAGGGCCTGCAGCCTTGATATTATCGCTTCCGCCGAGGCCTGTGCGCTTCCTCTTGAAATTAATGGCTATGGCCTTCGAAAGAAAAAAGTCACAAGCCCGGCGGGAGCGTTACGCCGCCCCTACCCTCTCGATGAGTTCTGGCAACTTGCCTCAGGAACAAAGATTCAGGCGGTTTGTAACTCGGATGCCCACAAACCCTCCGATCTTTTCTCTTCAGTCGATCAGGCACGGGCCCTTGCCGAAGAATTTTCGGTGCCGGTCATCGACCCCTTCGAGCGGTAA
- a CDS encoding DMT family transporter gives MNSDKRENRPFLGAFLMTASAASFALMGAAVKYAQGIPVFEKVLFRNLIILFIAFISLAGRRMSPWGEAGDRKKLFLRALLGYFGVVCTFYALGKLPLADANLLNKTSPFFVTFFAAIFLHERLRRVHIPALVAAMIGAVLIIKPGFDVNAFPAFIGFLSAIFAGAAYTLVRSLNAREDPMVIIFYFSLLSVLVSLPLAMRGFVIPNPPLLIALVATGLFGAGGQFFITLSYRYGKAADISIFNYSSVIFSLLIGYIGWRELPDWFSLTGALLILGAAGLVYFTARRGR, from the coding sequence ATGAATTCCGACAAGAGAGAAAATCGTCCCTTTTTAGGGGCTTTTTTGATGACCGCCTCGGCGGCCTCCTTCGCCCTGATGGGCGCGGCCGTTAAATATGCCCAAGGTATTCCTGTCTTTGAGAAGGTGCTGTTTCGTAACCTCATTATTCTCTTCATAGCCTTCATATCCCTTGCCGGCAGACGTATGTCTCCTTGGGGCGAGGCTGGGGATCGAAAGAAGTTGTTTTTACGTGCCCTTTTAGGTTATTTCGGCGTGGTCTGTACCTTTTATGCCCTTGGCAAACTTCCCCTCGCCGATGCCAACCTATTAAATAAGACCTCACCCTTTTTCGTAACTTTTTTTGCAGCGATTTTCTTGCACGAGCGATTACGTCGTGTCCATATTCCCGCCCTGGTCGCGGCCATGATCGGGGCTGTTCTCATCATTAAACCGGGTTTCGATGTAAACGCCTTTCCCGCCTTTATCGGTTTCCTTTCCGCTATTTTTGCAGGCGCCGCCTATACCCTTGTGCGTTCCCTCAACGCCAGAGAAGATCCCATGGTGATCATCTTCTATTTTTCGCTTCTTTCGGTCCTCGTCAGCCTGCCTCTGGCCATGCGCGGCTTTGTGATACCCAATCCACCGCTCCTGATTGCCCTGGTCGCAACCGGACTTTTCGGGGCCGGAGGGCAGTTTTTCATTACCTTAAGTTACCGTTACGGTAAGGCCGCCGATATCTCGATTTTCAACTATTCAAGCGTGATCTTCTCTCTTCTCATCGGTTATATAGGATGGAGAGAGCTCCCCGATTGGTTTTCATTGACCGGGGCTCTTCTTATCTTGGGAGCCGCCGGCCTTGTCTACTTTACCGCTCGAAGGGGTCGATGA
- a CDS encoding DMT family transporter, which yields MKNDLLLLTTAAIWGFAFVAQRSGMAFIGPHTYNALRFFLGALSLFPLFLYSAHGNRVHRHLRQGKWFEVLLAGLFLFGGSALQQMGIVYTSAGKAGFITGFYVVLVPLLGGLFGLRSGKRGWTGAILALSGLYFLSVHGSLSIAFGDLLVMISALFFASHVLYLSRITVRFDPVSLSIGQYLVCAVLSLAAALFSGESIDSSSLAGAFPSIAYGGIMSVGVAYSLQIVAQRRAHPTHAAIILCMESLFAALGGALLLSERLSSRELFGAALMFAGMLVSQVRKRVRERAER from the coding sequence ATGAAAAATGATCTTCTTTTGTTGACCACAGCGGCCATCTGGGGTTTTGCCTTTGTTGCTCAGCGGAGCGGAATGGCCTTTATTGGTCCCCATACGTACAACGCCCTTCGCTTTTTTCTCGGTGCTCTTTCTCTTTTCCCGCTTTTTCTATATTCCGCCCATGGGAACCGGGTACATCGTCACCTCCGGCAGGGGAAATGGTTTGAGGTCCTCCTTGCGGGCCTTTTCCTTTTTGGCGGATCGGCCCTCCAGCAAATGGGAATTGTGTATACATCTGCGGGGAAAGCAGGTTTTATTACCGGTTTTTATGTTGTTCTGGTTCCCTTGCTGGGTGGGCTCTTCGGCCTTCGTAGCGGGAAACGAGGATGGACAGGGGCGATTCTGGCCCTATCCGGTCTCTATTTTCTAAGTGTACATGGAAGTCTTTCGATCGCTTTTGGGGATCTGCTGGTGATGATCTCCGCTCTTTTTTTCGCATCCCATGTGCTTTATCTTTCGCGAATCACTGTCCGTTTTGATCCTGTTTCCCTTTCGATTGGCCAATACCTCGTCTGTGCCGTACTTAGCCTTGCGGCGGCTCTGTTCTCCGGAGAAAGCATCGATTCCTCATCCCTTGCGGGAGCTTTTCCCTCCATTGCCTACGGTGGAATCATGTCCGTCGGCGTTGCCTATTCGCTCCAGATTGTTGCCCAGAGAAGGGCCCATCCAACCCATGCCGCCATCATTCTCTGCATGGAGAGTCTCTTTGCGGCCTTGGGAGGGGCCCTGCTCCTTTCCGAGCGCCTCAGTTCCCGGGAGCTTTTCGGCGCCGCATTAATGTTCGCCGGGATGCTCGTAAGCCAGGTCCGCAAGAGGGTGAGGGAGCGTGCAGAACGATGA
- a CDS encoding PAS domain-containing sensor histidine kinase: MENKVFDERYNVLFHNSAIAILEEDFGEVIEALQFLPVHSDTQLSAYLNEHPKMARELMSKVRVVDVNPAALKLFEAESKNQFLGSLGRILSKETSRFLQEELIAIYRKKETVEGETINLTLGGKPVHLLISVSFFCAEASITRALVSMVDITDRKQRERAAEKRRFLSETIQEITMVVTGEVDRDRLLDLVLEQVRRIVDFTSGSVKLFHGRILKAERSLGYKERDAFEFVMNHEIDPLYYPVIQQTIETGEPVVIGDAHAYSGWTVFPATAYIRSVIYLPLLDGEEVIGEIALEHELPNMYTTEDAEHLKPFAAAVSLALKNSTLYRQLYDALQQREVLLRELHHRVKNNLALVNSLVNLQYAKTKDRETEEILAKIQRKISSILLVHEKLYMGDDLKYIKLCDYLHALLQELAASESGHRRIAVNEEIESSLFYSIERLIPLGLIIAELFTNSLKYAEIPVEQLLEFAVTVTISEGRALCFVADNGKGFSPDVSFGNPLNDSEGIGLSLVESLARQIDGDAEILPGPGGGVRFSFPLEKA; this comes from the coding sequence GTGGAAAACAAGGTTTTTGATGAACGTTACAACGTATTATTTCACAATTCCGCCATCGCAATTTTGGAAGAGGATTTCGGCGAGGTAATCGAGGCGCTTCAGTTCTTGCCTGTTCACAGTGATACACAGCTATCAGCCTATCTGAATGAGCATCCGAAAATGGCACGGGAGCTTATGTCCAAGGTCCGAGTCGTGGATGTAAATCCTGCGGCCCTCAAGCTCTTCGAGGCGGAAAGTAAGAATCAATTTCTCGGCTCCCTTGGACGGATTTTAAGCAAAGAAACCTCCCGATTCCTGCAGGAAGAGCTTATAGCCATCTATCGAAAAAAAGAAACCGTCGAAGGAGAAACAATCAATCTGACGCTTGGAGGCAAGCCTGTTCATTTGCTTATTTCCGTATCGTTCTTCTGCGCGGAAGCATCTATCACCCGTGCACTTGTCTCCATGGTTGATATTACGGATCGAAAACAGAGGGAACGAGCGGCGGAAAAGCGTCGTTTTCTCTCCGAGACGATCCAGGAGATCACCATGGTCGTTACCGGGGAGGTTGATCGCGATAGGCTTTTGGATCTTGTTCTCGAACAGGTTCGACGGATTGTCGATTTTACCAGCGGAAGTGTAAAACTATTTCACGGCCGTATTCTCAAGGCCGAACGATCCCTCGGCTACAAGGAGCGTGATGCCTTTGAGTTTGTCATGAACCATGAAATAGACCCCCTGTACTATCCTGTCATACAACAAACCATCGAAACCGGCGAGCCCGTCGTGATCGGCGATGCTCATGCCTATTCCGGCTGGACGGTCTTCCCCGCCACGGCCTACATCAGATCGGTCATCTATCTTCCGCTTTTGGATGGTGAAGAGGTGATTGGAGAGATCGCACTCGAACATGAGCTTCCCAATATGTATACGACAGAGGATGCCGAGCATCTGAAGCCCTTTGCTGCGGCGGTTTCTCTCGCACTAAAAAACAGCACGCTTTACCGACAACTGTACGATGCCCTTCAGCAACGTGAGGTATTGCTTCGGGAGCTTCACCATCGAGTGAAAAATAATCTTGCCCTGGTCAATAGCCTTGTGAATCTGCAATACGCAAAAACAAAGGATCGGGAAACCGAAGAGATCCTTGCAAAAATTCAACGGAAGATTTCCTCCATTCTGCTTGTTCACGAGAAACTCTACATGGGAGACGACCTTAAGTACATCAAGCTATGTGATTACCTCCATGCACTGCTGCAGGAGCTTGCTGCTTCCGAAAGCGGTCACAGGCGCATCGCGGTCAATGAGGAGATCGAAAGCTCCCTTTTCTATTCGATTGAACGACTTATCCCTTTAGGGCTTATCATTGCGGAGCTCTTTACCAACAGCCTGAAGTATGCCGAAATTCCTGTTGAACAATTGCTTGAATTCGCGGTTACCGTCACCATCTCGGAAGGACGTGCTCTCTGCTTTGTTGCCGATAATGGAAAGGGTTTTTCTCCGGATGTCAGCTTCGGTAATCCTCTCAACGACAGCGAGGGAATAGGACTCTCGCTGGTGGAGAGCCTGGCCCGACAGATAGACGGAGATGCGGAGATCCTTCCGGGGCCTGGCGGCGGAGTCCGGTTTTCCTTCCCTCTTGAAAAGGCCTGA
- a CDS encoding extracellular solute-binding protein, whose translation MRRVILSCIMLLLTLTAWSEVTISHALSIRGTPKYGPDFQHFDYVRPDAPQGGTLRRYNIGTYDNFHRYALRGVPDSASTALYDTLMTYSADEVESVYPLIAEKLEYPDDFTWVIFHIDPRARFQDGEPITAEDVRYSFTTFMEKGVPQFRSYFKPVREVEVLDRLRIKFTLEKGDREMVLSLASLTIIPRQWWKDHDFSEPQTEVPLGSGAYTISDYKIGQYIVYKRLDDYWARDLPVNRGRDNFDYIRYDYYRDSNVAFEAFKAGEYDLRFENTSKNWATLYTGPAFDKGYIKKETIEHQLPANMQALVFNIQRPIFSDPKVRRAIGYLFDFEWMNKNLFYGQYARTRSFFQHTEYEAKGLPSPEEKKILEPIRDQIPPELFTQAYDPPKTDGSGNIRGQMRSALALFKEAGWEVRNRKLVNAATGKAMEFELLLADASLERVALAFQKNLERVGITMNIRVVDVSQFTNRLRERDFDMISSVYRARRYPDSGLLLPWHSAYLDSTYNTAGVSDPAVDYLIEGIIRNQENGQQLIYWGRALDRVLSWNFYLVPEWHNSAYWISYWNKFSRPPLLPKYSTGVDCWWYDEQKAAMLPEEHR comes from the coding sequence ATGCGCAGAGTCATACTATCGTGTATTATGCTTCTTTTGACCCTAACGGCCTGGAGCGAGGTAACGATAAGTCATGCCCTCTCCATTCGGGGTACCCCGAAATACGGTCCCGATTTCCAACATTTCGACTATGTACGCCCCGATGCTCCTCAGGGAGGGACCTTACGACGGTACAACATCGGAACCTACGATAACTTTCACCGCTACGCCCTTCGCGGTGTGCCCGATTCGGCCAGCACAGCACTCTACGACACCCTCATGACCTATAGCGCCGACGAGGTCGAGAGCGTCTATCCCCTGATTGCTGAAAAGCTCGAATACCCCGACGACTTCACTTGGGTGATCTTCCATATCGATCCCAGGGCACGATTCCAGGATGGCGAGCCCATTACCGCCGAGGATGTTCGCTATAGTTTTACCACTTTCATGGAAAAGGGGGTTCCCCAGTTTCGTTCATACTTTAAACCGGTCAGGGAGGTGGAGGTACTCGACCGCCTGCGGATAAAGTTCACCCTTGAAAAGGGGGACCGGGAGATGGTCCTTTCCCTTGCAAGCCTGACCATTATCCCGAGACAGTGGTGGAAGGACCACGATTTCTCGGAGCCGCAGACAGAGGTTCCCTTGGGGTCTGGGGCCTACACCATCTCGGATTACAAGATCGGCCAGTATATTGTCTACAAGCGGCTTGATGATTACTGGGCGAGGGATCTGCCGGTAAACCGGGGAAGAGATAACTTCGACTACATTCGCTACGACTACTATCGGGACAGTAATGTTGCCTTCGAGGCCTTCAAGGCGGGAGAGTACGACCTGCGATTCGAAAATACCAGTAAAAATTGGGCGACCCTCTATACCGGTCCAGCCTTCGACAAGGGCTACATTAAAAAAGAGACCATCGAACACCAGCTGCCGGCCAATATGCAGGCCCTTGTTTTTAATATTCAGCGGCCGATTTTTTCCGACCCGAAGGTACGGCGGGCCATCGGTTATCTCTTCGATTTCGAATGGATGAACAAGAACCTCTTCTACGGCCAGTACGCCCGTACCCGCAGCTTTTTCCAGCACACCGAATACGAGGCAAAGGGACTGCCCTCTCCCGAGGAAAAGAAGATCCTCGAACCGATCAGGGATCAGATCCCTCCGGAGCTCTTTACCCAAGCCTACGATCCTCCCAAAACCGACGGCTCGGGCAATATCAGAGGCCAGATGCGTTCAGCCCTCGCCCTTTTCAAAGAGGCGGGCTGGGAGGTACGAAACAGGAAGCTGGTCAATGCCGCAACAGGAAAGGCCATGGAGTTTGAACTCCTCTTGGCAGATGCATCATTAGAACGCGTCGCCCTTGCATTCCAGAAAAATCTCGAACGGGTGGGCATCACCATGAATATCAGGGTAGTCGACGTCAGCCAGTTTACCAACCGCCTGAGGGAACGGGATTTCGATATGATAAGCAGCGTGTACCGGGCAAGGCGCTATCCCGACAGCGGCTTACTTTTGCCGTGGCACAGCGCATATCTCGACTCCACCTATAACACCGCAGGTGTAAGCGACCCCGCCGTGGACTACCTGATCGAGGGGATTATCCGAAATCAGGAAAACGGTCAACAGCTGATCTATTGGGGCAGGGCCCTGGATCGGGTTCTAAGCTGGAACTTCTATCTGGTCCCGGAATGGCATAACTCGGCATATTGGATTTCCTACTGGAATAAATTTTCCCGACCGCCATTGTTGCCCAAATATAGTACGGGTGTCGACTGTTGGTGGTACGACGAACAGAAGGCCGCTATGTTGCCGGAAGAACATCGATAA
- a CDS encoding microcin C ABC transporter permease YejB: MGSYILRRVLLIIPTLIAIITLNFFIVQIAPGGPVDQALASMHGIGDTNMAMERIAGSSGGEQPQGQGGSREESYRGARGLDPEVVAEIEKRFGFDKPLHVRYFSMLRRYLVFDFGESLFKGKGVVELIIERMPVSLSLGLWSTLIIYLVSIPLGIAKAVRNGSRFDSWTSTAIVLGNAIPTFLFAIVLIIFFAGGSYLKWFPLRGLVSDNFDRLSTAGKIFDYFHHITLPILAMVIGGFATLTLLTKNSFLDEIGKQYVVTARAKGCTEKRVLFRHVFRNAMLLIIASFPSAFIGMFFTGSLLIEVIFSLNGLGLLGFEATMQRDYPVMFGTLYMFTLLGLVLNLISDITYTIVDPRIDFESRKQ; this comes from the coding sequence ATGGGCTCCTACATCCTTCGACGAGTGCTTTTAATCATTCCCACCCTCATTGCCATCATCACGCTCAATTTTTTTATTGTCCAGATCGCCCCGGGCGGACCGGTGGATCAGGCCCTTGCCTCCATGCACGGGATAGGAGATACCAACATGGCAATGGAGCGTATCGCGGGAAGCAGCGGAGGGGAGCAGCCACAGGGCCAAGGCGGCAGCCGGGAAGAAAGCTACCGTGGAGCCAGGGGCCTTGACCCGGAGGTGGTGGCGGAGATCGAAAAGCGATTCGGCTTCGATAAGCCCCTGCATGTGCGTTATTTCTCCATGCTTCGCCGCTATCTGGTCTTCGACTTCGGAGAAAGCCTCTTCAAGGGCAAGGGAGTCGTAGAACTGATCATCGAACGTATGCCTGTTTCCCTGAGCCTCGGGCTGTGGAGCACTCTCATCATCTACCTGGTATCCATCCCCCTGGGGATTGCCAAGGCCGTGAGAAACGGCAGCCGCTTCGACAGTTGGACCAGCACGGCAATTGTTCTCGGTAACGCCATTCCTACGTTTCTCTTTGCCATCGTACTCATCATCTTTTTTGCAGGGGGAAGCTATCTCAAATGGTTTCCTCTGAGGGGGCTGGTGTCCGACAACTTCGATCGGCTTTCGACGGCGGGAAAGATCTTCGATTATTTCCATCACATTACCCTGCCCATCCTCGCCATGGTGATAGGCGGTTTTGCCACCCTTACCCTTCTGACGAAAAACAGTTTTCTCGACGAGATTGGCAAGCAGTACGTGGTAACCGCCAGGGCAAAAGGCTGTACCGAGAAACGAGTACTCTTTCGCCATGTCTTCCGAAATGCCATGCTGTTGATTATTGCAAGCTTTCCCTCGGCATTCATCGGAATGTTTTTCACCGGGAGCCTTCTGATCGAGGTGATTTTCAGTCTCAATGGATTGGGGCTCCTCGGCTTCGAGGCCACCATGCAGCGGGACTATCCCGTGATGTTCGGGACCCTCTACATGTTCACCCTCCTGGGACTGGTGCTCAATCTGATCAGCGATATCACGTACACCATCGTCGATCCCAGGATCGACTTTGAATCGAGGAAGCAGTGA